The genomic segment CTGCTCTTGTTGTGTCTTGACCTTTTAAAAACAACGGAAATTCTACAGGCTTCACAGTTGCAGAAAGTGGTGTTTTCCATGATAAATCCAAAGTTGTAGGCCCTGCTGGAGGTACATTGTCGTTGACATAAGAGCAGGAACCACCCAAGCGCAAGGGATAACGCAAGGGAACTTGTAAATATGAAGCAATTAGTGAAACAGCCTGCAAAATGCAAACAAGGAGAAAGaataattaggtaaattaaaacTATTGCCTCTGCAAGAGAAGCAAGCTATAAAAACTATGCTTGGATCCTAGCAATATAAAATAACTACATCATTTTCATTCTTCGAGCAACAAAAGATTTCAGCTAGAGCACTATCAGAAAACAAATTCAGTAATAAAGGTTAATTTTATATTAAGCAAAGAAATGGAACGCACATGTGCAACATATCCTAAGGCAGTTGCAGATTTCTGAACCTCCTTTTTGTCAGTGAAAAAACTCATCTTCGTAAAAGGACGCATGGTGAGATGCAGACCCAATATCGTCAAGGTTCCACAATTAATGGGCTTAGATACAGAAGAATTCCCTGGTAAAGACAGCAACAGAAGGAAATTAAACTCAACATATCATCCAGCACCACCATTTGTGGAAATCAAAACAATAATCAAATACATAGCCATGAAAGTTAAAATATGGCAATAATCCATTGAATGCATACACAAAATAATGGACTGCTAAAACGGGAACGATCGAATTACATGTGAAACAGGTGGAGTGATAATTATGGTACTTGGCTACTAGAAACCATAAGAGTGTGTTTGAGCAGGgaattctaaaattttgaagaaataaataaaaggtttaaAATGCATCATTTCATACTGCTAGAAGAATATTTGGGTCATTGGAATTTCatgagttaaaaaatatattcttttaaaaaatatatactaaaattgaaaagtatatatatgtgtaaaaaaacATGCAATCATTTTGGACATCCAAAATTCTAAGCACAAAAAATAAGGTACAAACCATGGCATACACCACTGTGAATCTaatataaattaagaataaataggAAGAGACATTGTTTACTTGGGAGACTGGCTGCCAATTCGAACCATATGTGGGCTTTATTGAAAATGGTTTAGTATTTAGTAACCCCAAAACTGAACACGTTACCTAGTGTACTACTACTTGGATAGGATTCAAGTTCTTCCTCTTGTGCAGGTCCAACCAAGCTCTTTACAGGATAGAGCAAAGAAACTTGTGATATCATATATTGTTGCCTTGCTCGTAGCTTCCTCTGCATGTTTTTCAGCTTAATGTAACCCCTTTTTTCATTTAGAGTTCTATTTGATTCCTGTACTAAAAACAACAGATAAATAACCATGCTGTGATAGAATACCATTGGAGAACTATCCAAAGGAGTATATAAATGAGAATCCTTCCGGTCTAAACCCCACATCCACTGATGGAGGGGGAAGAGAGTAAGTGAAGATTTCTAGCATTTGAGGGGTGAATACCTAACATTTAAAGCttgtaaaatatcataaaatcCAACC from the Gossypium hirsutum isolate 1008001.06 chromosome D09, Gossypium_hirsutum_v2.1, whole genome shotgun sequence genome contains:
- the LOC107890493 gene encoding UV radiation resistance-associated gene protein isoform X2 — protein: MENPEQRDQDKTLICDPTQINATQENEKIIEWEDFGHELARLWSLTSALKEANEKKLNLQEKLQYFIQVKTESLTRLNELEEMRERLVARKVMMGNMSTRCKVATEDAKKQEKMLSAELRSWLVAGTSLSVARKRLQESNRTLNEKRGYIKLKNMQRKLRARQQYMISQVSLLYPVKSLVGPAQEEELESYPSSSTLGNSSVSKPINCGTLTILGLHLTMRPFTKMSFFTDKKEVQKSATALGYVAHAVSLIASYLQVPLRYPLRLGGSCSYVNDNVPPAGPTTLDLSWKTPLSATVKPVEFPLFLKGQDTTRAAYAIFLLSKLLFYKMLFIHCLEKVCLFVL